In Anabrus simplex isolate iqAnaSimp1 chromosome 4, ASM4041472v1, whole genome shotgun sequence, a single genomic region encodes these proteins:
- the LOC136871726 gene encoding uncharacterized protein, whose amino-acid sequence MISKFSGGATLILAGVLGGMFSRCAFSLGEEINAPTASADEKMLFDFTRLHSVDNWVEQSDTVRTVGMSKAVMVLQKTQVFQRAIFFTLLNPQPNGAGFAGVRTPVSLDLHSYKNISLLARGQGNNSGYKVVLRHKGLDEEPNPTYEQFFTAPMGNQEEVILSLSEFKPYYRGRALNSSEAEPLDTRNITSFGLQVYGGVYLPVKQSGPSTLEIDWIKAVKGDV is encoded by the exons atgATTTCCAAGTTTAGTGGAGGAGCAACATTAATCCTTGCTGGTGTTTTGGGAGGAATGTTTTCCCGCTGTGCTTT ttCTCTTGGAGAGGAAATTAATGCCCCCACAGCTTCTGCTGATGAGAAAATGTTATTTGATTTTACACGACTTCATTCTGTTGATAACTGGGTTGAACAGTCTGACACTGTCCGGACTGTTGGAATGTCCAAGGCTGTGATGGTCTTGCAGAAAACTCAGGTATTCCAAAGGGCGATCTTCTTCACACTTCTCAACCCACAACCAAATGGCGCTGGCTTTGCTGGTGTCCGAACTCCAGTGTCTCTGGATTTACATAgttacaaaaatatatcactaCTTGCAAGAGGACAAGGCAATAATTCAGGCTACAAGGTGGTTCTGAGACATAAAGGACTGGATGAGGAACCCAATCCAACATATGAACAGTTCTTCACG GCACCAATGGGCAACCAAGAAGAAGTGATCCTGTCTTTGAGTGAATTCAAACCATATTACCGTGGACGTGCTCTGAATTCCTCTGAAGCTGAGCCTCTCGATACCCGCAACATCACAAGTTTTGGACTTCAGGTGTATGGTGGTGTATATCTCCCTGTTAAACAGTCAGGTCCTTCTACGCTTGAAATTGATTGGATAAAAGCTGTGAAAGGAGATGTTTAA